The Candidatus Delongbacteria bacterium genome has a window encoding:
- a CDS encoding GNAT family N-acetyltransferase — translation MRADFSSDPQLAPALFALLDQVFPGIAGGARAIRALGAAWEDASTPFVQWENDRILAHVGLIELPLVLAGRPVRAGSVHAVATDPTRRRQGLYGTLMAELLAYADTRYPTLVLTTEHPEYFTPFGFRHVEECAFLPPCPPRTPTGTLRRLDLANAADLARLHRLLETREPVSQVVGVGPEQAVFLFNEGRRPLWYCEELDCLLCLEVEGELLRLFDVVAPRLPDWEQLWPRLPGTCRQVELAFAPDRICPQAQAVPRLFEHDGPSWLMVRGDWAQEPFTLPRPART, via the coding sequence GTGCGCGCCGACTTCTCCTCCGACCCGCAACTCGCCCCGGCCCTGTTCGCCCTGTTGGACCAGGTCTTTCCCGGCATCGCCGGCGGGGCCCGCGCCATCCGCGCCCTGGGCGCGGCCTGGGAGGACGCCTCGACGCCATTCGTGCAGTGGGAGAACGACCGGATCCTCGCCCACGTGGGCCTGATCGAGCTGCCCCTGGTGCTGGCGGGCCGTCCCGTCCGGGCGGGCAGCGTCCACGCCGTGGCCACCGACCCGACGCGGCGCCGCCAGGGGCTCTACGGCACGCTGATGGCGGAACTGCTGGCGTACGCGGACACGCGCTACCCCACCCTGGTGCTGACCACGGAGCACCCCGAGTACTTCACACCCTTCGGTTTTCGCCACGTGGAGGAGTGCGCCTTCCTGCCGCCCTGTCCGCCCCGAACGCCCACCGGCACGCTGCGGCGGCTGGACCTCGCCAACGCGGCGGATCTGGCCCGCCTGCACCGGCTATTGGAGACGCGCGAGCCGGTCTCGCAGGTGGTGGGCGTGGGCCCGGAGCAGGCCGTCTTCCTGTTCAACGAGGGACGCCGCCCGCTCTGGTACTGCGAGGAGTTGGATTGTCTGCTCTGTCTGGAAGTGGAGGGCGAGCTGCTGCGCCTCTTCGACGTGGTGGCCCCGCGGCTGCCGGATTGGGAGCAGCTCTGGCCCCGTTTGCCCGGCACCTGCCGCCAGGTGGAGCTGGCCTTCGCCCCCGACCGCATCTGCCCCCAGGCACAAGCTGTCCCCCGGCTCTTCGAACACGACGGACCGTCCTGGTTGATGGTGCGGGGTGATTGGGCGCAGGAGCCCTTCACCCTGCCGCGCCCGGCCCGGACCTGA